Proteins from one Streptomyces sp. NBC_00289 genomic window:
- a CDS encoding TetR family transcriptional regulator: protein MSSSSATPRRGQKARAAVTKPPMRDALVAAAFRLFLERGYEETTVDDIVALAGVGRRSFFRYFPSKEDVVFPDHERCLADMTAFLATGDDTHEPVRRVCDAARLVLGMYAENPTFSVQRYRLTKKVPGLRAYELSVVWRYERALAHYLRGRFAGRRDGTLQADVIAAAVVAAHNNALRSWLRSDGQDDASLTVDHALGYVQSAFGAPSAPPLPERPEDVVVVVSRRGAPLWRVVQEIESTLGRD, encoded by the coding sequence ATGAGCTCCAGCAGTGCGACCCCCCGGCGCGGCCAGAAGGCACGGGCGGCGGTCACCAAGCCGCCCATGCGGGACGCCCTGGTGGCGGCGGCCTTCCGGTTGTTCCTGGAGCGCGGCTACGAGGAGACCACGGTCGACGACATCGTGGCGCTCGCCGGGGTGGGACGGCGGTCGTTCTTCCGCTACTTCCCCTCGAAGGAGGACGTGGTCTTCCCCGACCACGAACGCTGTCTGGCCGACATGACGGCCTTCCTCGCCACCGGCGACGACACCCACGAACCGGTGCGGCGGGTCTGCGACGCGGCCCGGCTGGTCCTCGGCATGTACGCCGAGAACCCGACCTTCTCCGTGCAGCGCTACCGCCTGACCAAGAAGGTGCCGGGCCTGCGGGCGTACGAGCTGTCCGTGGTGTGGCGCTACGAGCGTGCCCTCGCCCACTATCTGCGAGGCCGCTTCGCCGGCCGGCGCGACGGCACCCTGCAGGCCGACGTGATCGCCGCGGCCGTGGTCGCTGCGCACAACAACGCGCTGCGGTCCTGGCTGCGCTCGGACGGACAGGACGACGCGAGCCTCACGGTGGACCACGCACTGGGGTACGTGCAGTCCGCCTTCGGCGCCCCGTCCGCGCCGCCCCTCCCCGAACGGCCCGAGGACGTCGTGGTCGTCGTCTCCCGGCGCGGAGCTCCGCTGTGGAGGGTCGTCCAGGAGATCGAGTCCACGCTCGGCCGCGACTGA
- a CDS encoding Zn-ribbon domain-containing OB-fold protein — protein sequence MYHHSGSVVRETVGFATSLLDPKITESDAMLFQRCAWCGTAMYQRLLCPVCQGSELRTEHSEGTGTVRHSTVVHRNTPAARNVSLIEMAEGFVVRGRVIGPPIGIHSGDRVRLSTAKDPVRGEPVFQLLDEPYRAWT from the coding sequence GTGTACCACCACTCAGGAAGCGTTGTCCGGGAGACGGTCGGCTTCGCCACGAGCCTGCTGGATCCGAAGATCACGGAATCGGACGCGATGCTCTTCCAGCGCTGCGCCTGGTGCGGCACCGCGATGTACCAGCGGCTGTTGTGCCCGGTCTGTCAGGGCAGTGAGCTGCGCACCGAGCACAGCGAGGGCACGGGTACGGTCCGGCACTCGACCGTGGTGCACCGCAACACCCCCGCGGCCCGCAACGTGTCGCTGATCGAGATGGCCGAGGGCTTCGTCGTGCGCGGCCGGGTCATCGGTCCGCCCATCGGCATCCACAGCGGGGACCGGGTCCGCCTGTCCACCGCCAAGGACCCGGTCCGCGGCGAGCCGGTCTTCCAGCTCCTCGACGAGCCGTACCGGGCCTGGACCTGA
- a CDS encoding PPOX class F420-dependent oxidoreductase has product MDDTLLERLGAGKYLLVTSYRKNGTPVSTPVWVVRDGDRLGVWTVADSGKVKRIRARGEILVGPCDLRGNPTGDQVPATAEIGDAATADRYRRLLADKYGIVGRLTLFGSRLRRGAKGTVAIRVALTP; this is encoded by the coding sequence ATGGACGACACCCTGCTGGAGCGGCTCGGCGCCGGGAAATACCTGCTGGTCACCAGCTACCGGAAGAACGGCACCCCGGTCTCCACCCCGGTGTGGGTGGTGCGCGACGGTGACAGGCTCGGCGTGTGGACCGTCGCGGACTCGGGCAAGGTCAAGCGGATCCGAGCACGCGGCGAGATTCTCGTCGGCCCCTGCGACCTGCGCGGGAACCCGACCGGCGACCAGGTGCCGGCCACCGCCGAGATCGGCGACGCGGCCACCGCCGACCGCTACCGCCGGCTCCTCGCCGACAAGTACGGCATCGTCGGCCGTCTGACGCTGTTCGGCAGTCGGCTGCGCCGGGGAGCGAAGGGGACCGTGGCCATCCGGGTGGCGCTCACGCCGTGA
- a CDS encoding S1 family peptidase, translating to MRHARRRVVRRVTRLAAVGGLLLGGAMVTRAVAAEPSGAAVPRTYAQSSADMGTGLVSRLGTSRTAGTWLGADGRPVVAVTDAAAAAEVRRAGAEAKVVSHSMNELKSATTTLRSAPRVAGTAWVMDYKTNQVVVQADSSVSASDWSGMTRVADGIGGFVRMERVQGSFTTRVNGAQPILSTGGRCSAGFNVTNGQTDFILTAGHCGPSGSIWFADNQGTQQIGRTVDQSFPGDDWSLVQYASGKAGDGADVVAVGGGKGVQITGVADPAVGQRVFRSGSTSGLRDGQVTGLNATVNYPEGTVTGLIETNVCAEPGDSGGPMFSEGIALGVTSGGSGDCTTGGTTFFQPVTKALSALNVRMIVSTQAGSGAGQSPAPAPSASATHSAIAPGAASPGSSATVTGGAEASTLLSRITDPRNIGPGLLVLAGSMVALVATRFIRAEQDRKAFRRHYSATWG from the coding sequence ATGAGGCACGCACGACGACGGGTCGTCCGGCGAGTGACACGGCTGGCGGCAGTCGGCGGACTCCTTCTGGGAGGGGCGATGGTCACACGGGCCGTGGCCGCCGAACCGTCCGGCGCCGCCGTTCCCCGGACCTACGCCCAGTCGTCCGCGGACATGGGCACCGGTCTCGTCTCACGGCTCGGCACCTCCCGTACGGCGGGCACCTGGCTCGGCGCGGACGGGCGACCGGTCGTGGCGGTCACCGACGCTGCCGCGGCCGCCGAGGTCCGGCGGGCCGGCGCCGAGGCGAAGGTCGTCTCCCACAGCATGAACGAACTCAAGTCGGCGACCACCACGCTGCGTTCCGCACCCCGGGTGGCCGGCACGGCGTGGGTCATGGACTACAAGACCAACCAGGTGGTGGTCCAGGCGGACAGCTCCGTCTCCGCCTCCGACTGGTCCGGCATGACCCGGGTCGCGGACGGCATCGGCGGCTTCGTCCGCATGGAGCGCGTCCAGGGCTCCTTCACCACCCGGGTGAACGGCGCGCAGCCGATCCTGTCGACCGGCGGGCGCTGCTCGGCGGGGTTCAACGTGACCAACGGGCAGACCGACTTCATCCTCACGGCCGGACACTGCGGGCCCTCCGGTTCGATCTGGTTCGCGGACAACCAGGGCACCCAGCAGATCGGCAGGACGGTCGACCAGAGCTTCCCCGGCGACGACTGGTCCCTGGTGCAGTACGCGAGCGGCAAGGCGGGCGACGGCGCCGACGTGGTCGCGGTCGGCGGCGGCAAGGGCGTACAGATCACGGGCGTGGCCGATCCGGCGGTCGGGCAGCGGGTGTTCCGCAGCGGCAGCACGAGCGGTCTGCGCGACGGCCAGGTGACGGGTCTGAACGCGACGGTGAACTACCCCGAGGGCACCGTCACCGGGCTGATCGAGACGAACGTGTGCGCCGAACCCGGCGACAGCGGCGGCCCCATGTTCTCCGAGGGCATCGCCCTCGGCGTCACCTCCGGCGGCAGCGGCGACTGCACCACGGGCGGTACGACGTTCTTCCAGCCGGTGACGAAGGCGCTGTCCGCGCTCAACGTCCGCATGATCGTGTCGACGCAGGCCGGGTCCGGGGCAGGCCAGAGCCCCGCACCGGCGCCGTCCGCGTCCGCGACGCACAGCGCCATCGCCCCCGGCGCCGCCTCGCCCGGATCCTCGGCGACGGTCACCGGCGGCGCCGAGGCGTCGACGCTGCTGTCCCGGATCACGGATCCGCGGAACATCGGCCCCGGCCTGCTGGTCCTGGCGGGCAGTATGGTCGCCCTGGTGGCGACCCGGTTCATCCGCGCGGAGCAGGACCGCAAGGCGTTCCGCCGGCACTACTCGGCCACGTGGGGATGA
- a CDS encoding ROK family protein, giving the protein MTAAATSWPPLSRQERSVAIEVLVHGPLSRTDLARRLLLSPGSLTRLTKPLIESGLLVEVPETDAAPAESRQGRPSQPLDVVAESRLFVGFKITGDMVYGVVTTLRSDIVARHDRPLADHDPVRVADLLAEMTEEFAGAHPRLAGIGIGVGGLVEDRAVVGESPFLLWRDVPLAELVQQRTGLPVVVENDVAALVEAETWFGAGRGLDRFVVLTIGAGLGYGLVLGGRRVPCAEEDRGFGRHWILDPNGPLTPDGERGSAVSLLTIPSIRYQLRAATGRDLTYEEILAGAAAGEPMASRVVDEAARALGTLVAHIANFAMPQKILLAGEGVGLMDVAGGTVAETLRSHRHPMAAPVDLETKVSDFHDWARGAAVPAIRELVLGSAEV; this is encoded by the coding sequence ATGACCGCAGCCGCCACCAGCTGGCCTCCGCTGAGCCGCCAGGAGCGCTCCGTGGCGATCGAGGTGCTCGTCCACGGGCCGCTGTCGCGCACCGACCTCGCCCGCCGGCTGCTCCTCTCGCCGGGCAGCCTCACCCGGCTGACCAAACCACTGATCGAGTCCGGCCTGCTGGTCGAGGTACCGGAAACGGACGCCGCCCCGGCGGAGTCGCGCCAGGGACGCCCCTCGCAGCCGCTGGACGTCGTCGCCGAATCCCGACTTTTCGTCGGCTTCAAGATCACCGGCGACATGGTCTACGGCGTCGTCACCACCCTCAGAAGCGACATCGTCGCCCGCCACGACCGCCCGCTCGCCGACCACGACCCGGTCCGGGTCGCCGACCTGCTCGCGGAGATGACCGAGGAGTTCGCCGGCGCCCACCCGCGCCTGGCCGGCATCGGCATCGGGGTCGGCGGCCTGGTCGAGGACCGTGCCGTGGTCGGGGAGTCGCCGTTCCTGCTGTGGCGTGACGTGCCGCTGGCCGAACTCGTCCAGCAGCGCACCGGCCTGCCCGTGGTCGTCGAGAACGATGTCGCGGCCCTCGTCGAGGCCGAGACCTGGTTCGGTGCCGGCCGCGGACTCGACCGCTTCGTCGTCCTCACCATCGGCGCCGGCCTCGGCTACGGACTGGTACTGGGCGGCCGGCGGGTGCCCTGCGCCGAGGAGGACCGCGGGTTCGGCCGCCACTGGATCCTCGACCCCAACGGCCCGCTCACCCCGGACGGTGAACGCGGCAGCGCCGTCTCGCTGCTGACCATCCCCAGCATCCGCTACCAGCTCCGGGCCGCCACCGGCCGCGACCTGACGTACGAGGAGATCCTCGCCGGTGCCGCCGCCGGTGAACCCATGGCCTCCCGCGTCGTCGACGAGGCGGCCCGCGCCCTGGGCACCCTGGTCGCCCACATCGCCAACTTCGCCATGCCGCAGAAGATCCTGCTCGCCGGAGAAGGCGTCGGTCTGATGGACGTCGCCGGCGGGACGGTGGCCGAGACCCTGCGTTCCCACCGGCACCCGATGGCGGCCCCGGTCGACCTGGAGACCAAGGTCTCCGACTTCCACGACTGGGCGCGCGGCGCCGCCGTGCCGGCCATCCGGGAACTGGTGCTGGGTAGTGCGGAGGTGTGA